The Betta splendens chromosome 7, fBetSpl5.4, whole genome shotgun sequence genome includes a window with the following:
- the ribc1 gene encoding RIB43A-like with coiled-coils protein 1, whose protein sequence is MYKVDLPLDQSMDMAVERRRSAEKARKARIFNTRLRVMGLDLDALNQQAQERKHQELAERQRDNALDKLRQYHDQLLLQQDINEKEKRAALHTDLTQYWATHQRADDSRDADLQADLKGAVTVTMPEAELGPASMQIFQGEGIGAEQLRREQMTNTERDLRAQKEDNERRLMRIKHRETLQSKELMHQDLMDVHQAALEEECKKAARLALDNYNQALAAERAEKMKEQHRREYRENLAEVQHTLTSDMMTECAEAAQRAEGGGRPPLVLADRWKGMQPEQLSAIRREQEAQRLERQRQREAEKVHDAAWNLQLLKQSRKAEEEEMRAAQLRRERRMQLDHCNMHLAREQQAHQEYLNKELYTNKPTKAYFHQFNTTSR, encoded by the exons ATGTACAAAGTGGATCTGCCCTTAGACCAGTCCATGGACATGGCTGTGGAGAGGCGGCGGTCTGCAGAGAAAGCCCGCAAGGCCCGGATCTTCAACACCCGTCTCCGCGTGATGGGCCTCGACCTTGATGCTCTGAATCAGCAAGCCCAAGAGAGAAAACATCAGGAGCTCGCAGAGAGACAACGTGACAATGCTTTGG ATAAGCTGAGACAATATCACGatcaactgctgctgcagcaagaCATTAATGAAAAAGAGAAGCGAGCAGCCTTGCACACTGACTTGACCCAGTACTGGGCCACCCATCAGCGTGCTGATGACTCTCGTGATGCTGATCTTCAGGCTGACCTGAAGGGGGCAGTCACAGTCACAATGCCAGAGGCTGAGCTAGGCCCTGCCAGTATGCAAATCTTCCAG GGGGAGGGAATTGGAGCGGAACAGCTGAGAAGAgaacaaatgacaaacacagaACGAGATCTGCGAGCACAGAAGGAGGACAATGAGAGGAGGCTCATGAGAATCAAGCATAGAG AGACGCTCCAGAGCAAAGAGCTGATGCATCAGGACCTAATGGATGTTCACCAAGCTGCACTGGAGGAGGAGTGTAAGAAAGCTGCACGCCTCGCCCTCGACAACTACAATCAAGCTCTG GCTGCAGAGCGAGCAGAGAAAatgaaggagcagcacaggaggGAGTATCGGGAAAACCTCGCAGAGGTGcagcacacactgacatccGACATGATGACGGAGTGTGCAGAGGCAGCGCAGAGAgccgagggaggagggaggccacCCTTGGTACTGGCTGACAGATGGAAGGGCATGCAACCAGAGCAGCTGAGCGCCATTCGTAGGGAACAGGAAGCACAGCGCCTGGAGAGACAA AGACAACGTGAGGCTGAGAAGGTCCACGATGCAGCTTGGAACCTGCAGCTTCTGAAGCAGtcaagaaaagcagaggaggaggaaatgagagcagcacagctgaggagggagaggaggatgcAGCTGGACCACTGCAACATGCACCtggccagagagcagcaggcACA TCAGGAGTATCTGAACAAGGAACTATACACCAACAAACCTACCAAAGCCTACTTCCATCAGTTCAACACTACATCCCGCTGA
- the l1cama gene encoding neural cell adhesion molecule L1.2 isoform X1, with the protein MPHTQRQQVGSRGRCSSHLLPFVLPLLVLAALPCQAAIHIPSNYHIKNLKRPPIITTQPESVTVFSIEDLVMSCEASGNPSPIFRWTKDGEEFDPGSDPELKVTEDNGSFAFYTLSNTIDTLKQYQGKYVCYASNVLGTAVSNEAVLSTDVLPQQQKEKKVNMKSEEGNSMVLKCNPPQSSMEPIIHWMDSGLHHIQLNHRVMAGKDGNLYFAHLTPEDTRDDYTCNVQYLATRTILAKEPITLTVTPSNSVVRKRRPVMMRPTGGQSTYHALRGQTVELECIVQGLPTPDVSWLRKDGEMSESRTSRDMFDRRLRFTDIAESDGGEYQCRANNSQGRVTHTYTVIVEASPYWIKEPVSQLYAPGETVRLDCQADGIPTPTISWTINGILLSDIDEDSRPTLTASGSLILNDVSFGDTAIYQCQASNKHGTILTNTHVYVVELPPQILTEDGNTYTFTEGQKALLECETFGSPKPKVTWESPTLSTLLADPRVNLLTNGGLEIANVTHDDEGLYTCSVQKANLSVSAELEVLNRTVILSPPQDLKVQPGNTAIFTCAASVDPKLALPLIQWRKNNQKLFESSSDEKYTFEGPDLIVANVQPDDEGEYTCQVITKLDMAEASGTLTLYDRPDPPTSLQVTDPKHRTVTLSWTPGDDHNSPVLEYVIEFEDQELKHKRWEHLMKVSGSKTHATLTLWPNIYYRFRVVAINEVGKSEPSKPTETHKTIAEAPDNNPEDVRSESTDPDTLVITWKEMDRKNFNGPDFTYKVMWRRVVGSGPDWHQENTTAPPVFVSDVGDFSPFEIKVQAINLMGEGPEPDPVIGYSGEDVPREAPMDLGVVLINSTSIKVTWAPVEKGSVRGHLKGYKIYLTRLRSRDHHRGRRTAESKTPVVVETGPNEEKKVIGGLKPYSHYTVTIKAFNSKGEGPPADPVTFNTDEGVPGPPMNLILDSPSETEMILRWTPPAEPNGVLVGYLLQYQQIVESEDSPMQVEQIDDPTVAHISLKNLDRHSHYRFYLRGRTAAGDGEHITREGATTLEGAPPANITLSVGENLVNLSWVAKKRHRNVGFQIHYLNKNDGSKWKKTEKVNSSQSFYQLQGLNPGSHYRLRFTYSNTTFWDTEVKTAGTEVMEKQQSFATQGWFIGVVSAVVLLLLILLILCFIKRSKGGKYSVKDKEEGPMDSEARPMKDETFGEYRSLESDLEEKRTASLPSLCEESKLCSADNLDFNGSSAVTTELNMDESLVSQFSRPSDGLPDSSPLTPATNGVPNAVAILD; encoded by the exons TCAAAAGGCCTCCGATCATCACCACACAGCCAGAGTCCGTCACCGTCTTCAGTATTGAAGACCTTGTCATGAGCTGTGAAGCCTCTGGCAACCCTTCACCCAT TTTCCGATGGACAAAGGATGGAGAAGAGTTTGACCCAGGCAGTGACCCGGAGCTGAAAGTGACTGAGGACAATGGCTCATTCGCATTCTACACACTCAGTAATACCATAGACACCCTGAAGCAGTACCAAGGCAAATACGTGTGCTACGCTTCCAACGTGCTGGGGACAGCCGTGTCTAATGAGGCCGTTCTCAGCACCGACG TTCTGCCccagcagcagaaggaaaaaaaggtTAATATGAAGTCTGAAGAGGGAAACAGCATGGTTCTGAAGTGCAACCCCCCACAGAGCTCCATGGAGCCTATCATTCACTGGATGGACTCCG GACTACATCATATCCAGCTTAATCATCGGGTGATGGCGGGGAAGGATGGAAACCTGTACTTTGCACATTTGACCCCCGAGGACACCAGGGACGACTACACCTGCAACGTCCAGTACCTGGCGACACGCACCATTCTGGCGAAGGAGCCCATCACTTTGACTGTCACCCCCT CCAACTCAGTAGTACGGAAGCGGAGGCCGGTGATGATGCGACCCACTGGCGGTCAAAGCACTTACCACGCCCTCAGGGGCCAAACCGTGGAGCTGGAGTGCATCGTCCAAGgcct GCCCACTCCTGATGTTTCGTGGCTGAGAAAGGACGGCGAAATGTCGGAATCCCGGACGTCTAGAGACATGTTCGACCGGCGCCTGCGCTTCACCGACATCGCAGAGAGCGACGGGGGCGAGTACCAGTGCAGAGCTAACAACTCGCAAGGGAGGGTCACCCACACTTACACCGTGATTGTGGAAG CTTCTCCCTACTGGATCAAGGAGCCGGTCAGCCAGTTATACGCCCCGGGTGAGACCGTCAGGCTGGACTGCCAGGCCGACGGCATCCCCACCCCCACCATCAGCTGGACCATCAACGGCATCCTCCTGTCAG ATATTGACGAGGACTCGAGGCCGACTCTGACAGCGAGCGGCTCTCTGATTCTGAACGACGTCAGCTTCGGAGACACGGCCATCTACCAGTGTCAGGCTTCCAACAAGCACGGGACCATCCTCACCAACACCCACGTTTATGTTGTCG AGCTGCCGCCACAGATCCTCACGGAGGATGGTAACACGTACACATTTACAGAGGGACAGAAGGCTTTACTGGAGTGTGAGACCTTTGGTTCTCCCAAACCTAAAGTCACATG GGAGAGCCCCACTCTCTCCACCCTCCTGGCCGATCCCAGGGTCAACCTACTCACCAACGGTGGGCTGGAAATCGCTAACGTCACCCACGACGACGAGGGCCTGTACACCTGCTCGGTGCAGAAGGCCAACCTGTCGGTCAGCGCCGAGCTGGAAGTGCTCA ACAGAACAGTGATCCTGTCGCCGCCGCAGGATCTGAAGGTGCAGCCGGGGAACACGGCGATCTTCACCTGTGCGGCCTCGGTCGACCCAAAGCTTGCGCTGCCGCTCATTCAGTGGAGGAAGAACAACCAGAAGCTGTTTGAGTCCAGCAGCGACGAAAA ATACACATTTGAGGGACCAGACCTGATAGTAGCTAATGTCCAGCCAGATGATGAAGGCGAGTACACCTGTCAGGTCATCACTAAGCTGGACATGGCTGAAGCCAGCGGCACCCTCACCTTATATG ATCGACCCGACCCTCCAACCTCGCTCCAGGTCACGGATCCTAAGCATCGGACCGTCACTCTCAGCTGGACTCCCGGAGACGACCACAACAGCCCCGTCCTAG AGTACGTGATTGAATTCGAAGACCAGGAGTTGAAGCACAAGCGTTGGGAGCATCTGATGAAAGTAAGCGGGTCCAAGACGCACGCTACACTCACCCTGTGGCCCAACATTTACTACCGTTTCCGGGTGGTTGCCATCAACGAAGTGGGCAAGAGTGAACCCAGCAAACCCACTGAAACCCACAAGACGATCGCTGAGG CACCAGACAACAACCCTGAAGATGTCAGGAGTGAGTCCACAGACCCAGACACTCTGGTCATCACGTGGAAG GAAATGGACAGGAAGAACTTCAACGGACCAGACTTCACGTACAAAGTGATGTGGAGGAGGGTGGTGGGCAGTGGGCCTGACTGGCACCAAGAAAACACAACGGCGCCGCCAGTGTTCGTCAGTGACGTCGGCGACTTCTCTCCCTTTGAGATTAAGGTTCAGGCTATCAATTTAATGGGGGAGGGTCCTGAGCCGGACCCCGTCATCGGCTACTCGGGAGAAGATG TCCCTCGAGAGGCGCCGATGGATTTGGGTGTTGTATTAATTAACAGTACAAGCATCAAAGTGACCTGGGCACCAGTAGAGAAAGGGTCTGTGAGAGGACACCTGAAGGGATACAAG ATATACTTGACCAGGCTTCGCTCCAGGGACCACCATCGAGGCCGGAGGACCGCTGAGTCAAAGACCCCTGTGGTAGTGGAGACTGGACCTAATGAGGAGAAGAAAGTGATCGGCGGTCTTAAACCATACTCACACTACACTGTGACCATCAAAGCATTCAACAGCAAGGGAGAGGGACCCCCTGCTGACCCTGTGACCTTCAACACTGATGAGGGAG TTCCTGGTCCTCCCATGAACCTGATTCTGGACAGCCCATCAGAGACAGAGATGATCCTGCGCTGGACACCTCCTGCAGAGCCCAATGGAGTCCTCGTGGGGTATTTGCTGCAGTACCAACAGA TTGTAGAGAGCGAGGACAGCCCCATGCAGGTGGAGCAAATAGATGATCCCACGGTCGCCCACATCAGCTTGAAGAACCTGGACCGGCACAGCCACTACCGCTTTTACCTGAGGGGCCGCACCGCTGCTGGGGATGGAGAGCACATCACGAGGGAAGGTGCCACCACACTGGAAGGAG CACCTCCTGCCAACATTACGCTGTCTGTCGGCGAAAACCTGGTGAACCTCAGCTGGGTGGCCAAGAAGAGACACAGGAACGTCGGCTTCCAGATCCACTACCTCAACAAAAACG ATGGTAGCAAATGGAAGAAGACGGAGAAGGTGAactcctcccagtctttctACCAGCTCCAGGGCTTGAATCCTGGCTCTCATTACCGTCTACGCTTCACCTACAGCAACACCACCTTCTGGGATACTGAAGTAAAGACAGCAGGGACAG AAgtgatggagaagcagcagagttTTGCAACCCAAGGCTGGTTTATTGGCGTTGTCAGTGCCGTCGTCCTGCTCCTGCTGATTCTGCTCATCCTCTGCTTCATCAAGAGAAGTAAAGGGGGGAAGTACTCCG TGAAAGATAAGGAAGAAGGTCCGATGGACTCAGAAGCGCGGCCCATGAAGGATGAGACCTTCGGAGAGTACAG ATCTCTAGAAAG CGACCTGGAGGAGAAGCGCACGGCCAGCCTGCCGTCGCTGTGCGAGGAGAGCAAGCTGTGCAGCGCGGACAACCTGGACTTTAACGGCAGCAGCGCCGTCACCACGGAGCTCAACATGGACGAGTCGCTGGTCAGCCAGTTCAGCCGGCCCAGCGACGGCCTGCCGGACAGCTCGCCGCTCACCCCGGCCACCAACGGCGTGCCCAACGCGGTCGCCATCCTCGATTAA
- the l1cama gene encoding neural cell adhesion molecule L1.2 isoform X2, translating into MPHTQRQQVGSRGRCSSHLLPFVLPLLVLAALPCQAAIHIPSNYHIKNLKRPPIITTQPESVTVFSIEDLVMSCEASGNPSPIFRWTKDGEEFDPGSDPELKVTEDNGSFAFYTLSNTIDTLKQYQGKYVCYASNVLGTAVSNEAVLSTDVLPQQQKEKKVNMKSEEGNSMVLKCNPPQSSMEPIIHWMDSGLHHIQLNHRVMAGKDGNLYFAHLTPEDTRDDYTCNVQYLATRTILAKEPITLTVTPSNSVVRKRRPVMMRPTGGQSTYHALRGQTVELECIVQGLPTPDVSWLRKDGEMSESRTSRDMFDRRLRFTDIAESDGGEYQCRANNSQGRVTHTYTVIVEASPYWIKEPVSQLYAPGETVRLDCQADGIPTPTISWTINGILLSDIDEDSRPTLTASGSLILNDVSFGDTAIYQCQASNKHGTILTNTHVYVVELPPQILTEDGNTYTFTEGQKALLECETFGSPKPKVTWESPTLSTLLADPRVNLLTNGGLEIANVTHDDEGLYTCSVQKANLSVSAELEVLNRTVILSPPQDLKVQPGNTAIFTCAASVDPKLALPLIQWRKNNQKLFESSSDEKYTFEGPDLIVANVQPDDEGEYTCQVITKLDMAEASGTLTLYDRPDPPTSLQVTDPKHRTVTLSWTPGDDHNSPVLEYVIEFEDQELKHKRWEHLMKVSGSKTHATLTLWPNIYYRFRVVAINEVGKSEPSKPTETHKTIAEAPDNNPEDVRSESTDPDTLVITWKEMDRKNFNGPDFTYKVMWRRVVGSGPDWHQENTTAPPVFVSDVGDFSPFEIKVQAINLMGEGPEPDPVIGYSGEDVPREAPMDLGVVLINSTSIKVTWAPVEKGSVRGHLKGYKIYLTRLRSRDHHRGRRTAESKTPVVVETGPNEEKKVIGGLKPYSHYTVTIKAFNSKGEGPPADPVTFNTDEGVPGPPMNLILDSPSETEMILRWTPPAEPNGVLVGYLLQYQQIVESEDSPMQVEQIDDPTVAHISLKNLDRHSHYRFYLRGRTAAGDGEHITREGATTLEGAPPANITLSVGENLVNLSWVAKKRHRNVGFQIHYLNKNDGSKWKKTEKVNSSQSFYQLQGLNPGSHYRLRFTYSNTTFWDTEVKTAGTEVMEKQQSFATQGWFIGVVSAVVLLLLILLILCFIKRSKGGKYSVKDKEEGPMDSEARPMKDETFGEYSDLEEKRTASLPSLCEESKLCSADNLDFNGSSAVTTELNMDESLVSQFSRPSDGLPDSSPLTPATNGVPNAVAILD; encoded by the exons TCAAAAGGCCTCCGATCATCACCACACAGCCAGAGTCCGTCACCGTCTTCAGTATTGAAGACCTTGTCATGAGCTGTGAAGCCTCTGGCAACCCTTCACCCAT TTTCCGATGGACAAAGGATGGAGAAGAGTTTGACCCAGGCAGTGACCCGGAGCTGAAAGTGACTGAGGACAATGGCTCATTCGCATTCTACACACTCAGTAATACCATAGACACCCTGAAGCAGTACCAAGGCAAATACGTGTGCTACGCTTCCAACGTGCTGGGGACAGCCGTGTCTAATGAGGCCGTTCTCAGCACCGACG TTCTGCCccagcagcagaaggaaaaaaaggtTAATATGAAGTCTGAAGAGGGAAACAGCATGGTTCTGAAGTGCAACCCCCCACAGAGCTCCATGGAGCCTATCATTCACTGGATGGACTCCG GACTACATCATATCCAGCTTAATCATCGGGTGATGGCGGGGAAGGATGGAAACCTGTACTTTGCACATTTGACCCCCGAGGACACCAGGGACGACTACACCTGCAACGTCCAGTACCTGGCGACACGCACCATTCTGGCGAAGGAGCCCATCACTTTGACTGTCACCCCCT CCAACTCAGTAGTACGGAAGCGGAGGCCGGTGATGATGCGACCCACTGGCGGTCAAAGCACTTACCACGCCCTCAGGGGCCAAACCGTGGAGCTGGAGTGCATCGTCCAAGgcct GCCCACTCCTGATGTTTCGTGGCTGAGAAAGGACGGCGAAATGTCGGAATCCCGGACGTCTAGAGACATGTTCGACCGGCGCCTGCGCTTCACCGACATCGCAGAGAGCGACGGGGGCGAGTACCAGTGCAGAGCTAACAACTCGCAAGGGAGGGTCACCCACACTTACACCGTGATTGTGGAAG CTTCTCCCTACTGGATCAAGGAGCCGGTCAGCCAGTTATACGCCCCGGGTGAGACCGTCAGGCTGGACTGCCAGGCCGACGGCATCCCCACCCCCACCATCAGCTGGACCATCAACGGCATCCTCCTGTCAG ATATTGACGAGGACTCGAGGCCGACTCTGACAGCGAGCGGCTCTCTGATTCTGAACGACGTCAGCTTCGGAGACACGGCCATCTACCAGTGTCAGGCTTCCAACAAGCACGGGACCATCCTCACCAACACCCACGTTTATGTTGTCG AGCTGCCGCCACAGATCCTCACGGAGGATGGTAACACGTACACATTTACAGAGGGACAGAAGGCTTTACTGGAGTGTGAGACCTTTGGTTCTCCCAAACCTAAAGTCACATG GGAGAGCCCCACTCTCTCCACCCTCCTGGCCGATCCCAGGGTCAACCTACTCACCAACGGTGGGCTGGAAATCGCTAACGTCACCCACGACGACGAGGGCCTGTACACCTGCTCGGTGCAGAAGGCCAACCTGTCGGTCAGCGCCGAGCTGGAAGTGCTCA ACAGAACAGTGATCCTGTCGCCGCCGCAGGATCTGAAGGTGCAGCCGGGGAACACGGCGATCTTCACCTGTGCGGCCTCGGTCGACCCAAAGCTTGCGCTGCCGCTCATTCAGTGGAGGAAGAACAACCAGAAGCTGTTTGAGTCCAGCAGCGACGAAAA ATACACATTTGAGGGACCAGACCTGATAGTAGCTAATGTCCAGCCAGATGATGAAGGCGAGTACACCTGTCAGGTCATCACTAAGCTGGACATGGCTGAAGCCAGCGGCACCCTCACCTTATATG ATCGACCCGACCCTCCAACCTCGCTCCAGGTCACGGATCCTAAGCATCGGACCGTCACTCTCAGCTGGACTCCCGGAGACGACCACAACAGCCCCGTCCTAG AGTACGTGATTGAATTCGAAGACCAGGAGTTGAAGCACAAGCGTTGGGAGCATCTGATGAAAGTAAGCGGGTCCAAGACGCACGCTACACTCACCCTGTGGCCCAACATTTACTACCGTTTCCGGGTGGTTGCCATCAACGAAGTGGGCAAGAGTGAACCCAGCAAACCCACTGAAACCCACAAGACGATCGCTGAGG CACCAGACAACAACCCTGAAGATGTCAGGAGTGAGTCCACAGACCCAGACACTCTGGTCATCACGTGGAAG GAAATGGACAGGAAGAACTTCAACGGACCAGACTTCACGTACAAAGTGATGTGGAGGAGGGTGGTGGGCAGTGGGCCTGACTGGCACCAAGAAAACACAACGGCGCCGCCAGTGTTCGTCAGTGACGTCGGCGACTTCTCTCCCTTTGAGATTAAGGTTCAGGCTATCAATTTAATGGGGGAGGGTCCTGAGCCGGACCCCGTCATCGGCTACTCGGGAGAAGATG TCCCTCGAGAGGCGCCGATGGATTTGGGTGTTGTATTAATTAACAGTACAAGCATCAAAGTGACCTGGGCACCAGTAGAGAAAGGGTCTGTGAGAGGACACCTGAAGGGATACAAG ATATACTTGACCAGGCTTCGCTCCAGGGACCACCATCGAGGCCGGAGGACCGCTGAGTCAAAGACCCCTGTGGTAGTGGAGACTGGACCTAATGAGGAGAAGAAAGTGATCGGCGGTCTTAAACCATACTCACACTACACTGTGACCATCAAAGCATTCAACAGCAAGGGAGAGGGACCCCCTGCTGACCCTGTGACCTTCAACACTGATGAGGGAG TTCCTGGTCCTCCCATGAACCTGATTCTGGACAGCCCATCAGAGACAGAGATGATCCTGCGCTGGACACCTCCTGCAGAGCCCAATGGAGTCCTCGTGGGGTATTTGCTGCAGTACCAACAGA TTGTAGAGAGCGAGGACAGCCCCATGCAGGTGGAGCAAATAGATGATCCCACGGTCGCCCACATCAGCTTGAAGAACCTGGACCGGCACAGCCACTACCGCTTTTACCTGAGGGGCCGCACCGCTGCTGGGGATGGAGAGCACATCACGAGGGAAGGTGCCACCACACTGGAAGGAG CACCTCCTGCCAACATTACGCTGTCTGTCGGCGAAAACCTGGTGAACCTCAGCTGGGTGGCCAAGAAGAGACACAGGAACGTCGGCTTCCAGATCCACTACCTCAACAAAAACG ATGGTAGCAAATGGAAGAAGACGGAGAAGGTGAactcctcccagtctttctACCAGCTCCAGGGCTTGAATCCTGGCTCTCATTACCGTCTACGCTTCACCTACAGCAACACCACCTTCTGGGATACTGAAGTAAAGACAGCAGGGACAG AAgtgatggagaagcagcagagttTTGCAACCCAAGGCTGGTTTATTGGCGTTGTCAGTGCCGTCGTCCTGCTCCTGCTGATTCTGCTCATCCTCTGCTTCATCAAGAGAAGTAAAGGGGGGAAGTACTCCG TGAAAGATAAGGAAGAAGGTCCGATGGACTCAGAAGCGCGGCCCATGAAGGATGAGACCTTCGGAGAGTACAG CGACCTGGAGGAGAAGCGCACGGCCAGCCTGCCGTCGCTGTGCGAGGAGAGCAAGCTGTGCAGCGCGGACAACCTGGACTTTAACGGCAGCAGCGCCGTCACCACGGAGCTCAACATGGACGAGTCGCTGGTCAGCCAGTTCAGCCGGCCCAGCGACGGCCTGCCGGACAGCTCGCCGCTCACCCCGGCCACCAACGGCGTGCCCAACGCGGTCGCCATCCTCGATTAA